Proteins from a genomic interval of Diaphorobacter sp. HDW4A:
- a CDS encoding NAD(P)/FAD-dependent oxidoreductase → MHFDIVIVGGGAGGLELAAQLGRRLGKTLGGERILLIDKFPFHIWKPTLHEVAAGTLDAHQEGLSYTVLARRNHFSFTMGEFSGLDARGKTITLAAIHKNDGEEIVPSRTISFKRLVLALGSGSNSFGTPGIENAYLLENVRDAQRFHADWLSASARASFASNRSLSIAIVGAGATGVELTAELLEAHAALLESLGSNQRFRLDITLVEGGDRILGGLPPRISEQATVALRRKQVKVLLDTRVQELKKGVLITSAGEIAADLIVWAAGIKAADSNAQIGLTVNRINQFVVDNHLRTSVPEIYAFGDCAAAPWGDDKTVPARAQAAHQQATYLCKVLGAMLREHEVDEPYVYQDFGSLVSLGDNKGVGNLMGGLAGKNFFVEGLIAKWMYISLHLMHHRAILGIGKTGVLALARLLQQRVSGRLKLH, encoded by the coding sequence ATGCATTTCGACATAGTGATTGTTGGCGGAGGTGCCGGCGGGCTGGAACTTGCGGCCCAGCTCGGTAGGCGGCTGGGCAAGACGCTTGGAGGTGAGCGCATTCTGCTCATCGACAAGTTCCCGTTCCATATCTGGAAGCCCACCCTGCACGAGGTGGCGGCGGGCACGCTCGACGCGCATCAGGAGGGGCTCTCCTACACGGTGCTGGCCCGGCGCAATCACTTCAGCTTCACGATGGGTGAGTTCAGCGGGCTCGATGCGCGCGGCAAGACCATTACGCTGGCGGCCATTCACAAGAACGATGGCGAAGAGATCGTGCCCTCGCGCACCATCAGCTTCAAGCGGCTGGTGCTGGCGCTGGGCAGCGGCTCCAATTCGTTCGGCACGCCGGGCATCGAGAACGCCTACCTGCTCGAGAACGTGCGCGACGCCCAGCGCTTTCATGCTGATTGGCTGAGCGCCAGCGCGCGTGCCTCGTTCGCGAGCAACCGGTCGCTGTCGATCGCCATTGTCGGCGCGGGTGCGACTGGCGTGGAGCTAACAGCAGAGCTGCTCGAGGCCCATGCCGCGTTGCTCGAGAGCCTTGGCAGCAACCAACGCTTTCGGCTCGACATCACGCTGGTCGAGGGCGGCGATCGCATTCTGGGCGGGCTGCCGCCGCGCATCTCGGAGCAGGCGACCGTGGCGCTCAGGCGCAAGCAAGTGAAGGTGCTGCTCGACACCCGCGTTCAGGAGCTCAAGAAGGGCGTGCTGATCACTTCGGCCGGAGAGATCGCGGCGGACTTGATCGTCTGGGCGGCCGGTATCAAGGCGGCGGATTCGAACGCCCAGATCGGCCTCACGGTGAACCGCATCAATCAGTTCGTGGTCGACAACCATCTCCGCACCAGCGTGCCCGAGATCTACGCCTTCGGCGATTGCGCCGCCGCGCCTTGGGGAGACGACAAGACCGTCCCCGCGCGCGCGCAGGCCGCACACCAGCAGGCCACGTATCTCTGCAAGGTGCTGGGCGCAATGCTGCGCGAGCACGAGGTCGATGAGCCCTATGTCTACCAGGACTTCGGCTCGCTGGTTTCGCTGGGCGACAACAAGGGCGTCGGCAACCTGATGGGCGGCCTCGCGGGCAAGAACTTCTTCGTCGAAGGTCTGATCGCCAAGTGGATGTACATCTCGCTGCACCTCATGCACCACAGGGCGATTCTCGGCATCGGCAAGACCGGGGTGCTGGCGCTCGCGCGGCTGCTGCAGCAGCGGGTGTCTGGGCGGCTCAAGCTGCATTGA
- a CDS encoding DUF4369 domain-containing protein, translating into MNKIRIAKFTLLILTPAIFWACGGGGNNPNSPAGNNGFLIGGTVAGLVNDKKVVLQNNGDDELRVIQNGNFVFNKIVDPGANYSVTVKIQPDGLNCAVDAGSGKAIADINHVKVECTPTSVTGIAQLVGNWDKPDSCRPVWKGVAYAYDFLGINMQENMPTITYGMHVYNTSDCKTDFWFDFYYYKEAATTVRSTFVYKDIPIFRLSLFIDNQERLEVFWISHQQKKICWMVDNLEETDEALGEKIILIPNSPSPCYSRSE; encoded by the coding sequence ATGAATAAAATACGAATTGCAAAATTCACATTATTGATATTGACGCCCGCAATCTTCTGGGCTTGTGGTGGTGGCGGTAATAACCCTAACTCACCGGCGGGAAATAACGGCTTTCTGATCGGCGGAACCGTCGCTGGCCTTGTGAACGATAAAAAGGTCGTTCTACAGAATAATGGAGATGATGAACTCAGGGTTATCCAGAACGGTAATTTCGTATTCAACAAAATCGTGGATCCCGGAGCAAATTATTCGGTTACCGTGAAGATCCAACCAGACGGATTGAATTGCGCAGTCGATGCCGGCTCAGGTAAAGCGATTGCTGATATTAACCATGTTAAAGTGGAATGCACTCCGACGTCTGTAACAGGCATCGCACAACTTGTAGGCAACTGGGATAAGCCAGATTCTTGTCGCCCTGTTTGGAAAGGAGTCGCCTATGCGTATGACTTCCTTGGTATTAATATGCAAGAAAATATGCCAACCATAACGTATGGAATGCATGTTTACAATACCAGTGATTGCAAGACCGATTTTTGGTTCGATTTTTATTATTATAAAGAGGCAGCCACAACAGTGCGCTCGACCTTTGTATATAAAGACATTCCTATATTCCGTTTATCACTCTTTATAGATAATCAAGAAAGATTGGAAGTTTTTTGGATATCTCATCAGCAGAAAAAAATATGTTGGATGGTCGATAATCTGGAGGAAACTGATGAAGCGCTCGGTGAAAAAATTATCCTCATCCCGAATTCGCCCTCGCCTTGCTATTCTCGATCAGAATAA
- a CDS encoding glucose 1-dehydrogenase, translated as MSPSSQPPALAQFDLTGKTALITGSSAGIGLALARGLAGAGARVILNARNAQKLDEIAALLQDEGHDALTSPFDVTTGDAVTSAIERIEQNYGAIDILVNNAGMQRRGALEQFSEVDWHTLMRTNVDSVFFVSKAVAKHMIKRRRGKIINICSVQSELGRPGIAPYSASKGAVKMLTKGMAIDWGKHGIQVNGLGPGYFKTELTQSLVQDEAFTNWLVGRTPSQRWGDVEDLTGAAIFLASDASRFMNGHILYVDGGVTATL; from the coding sequence GTGTCTCCGTCATCCCAGCCACCAGCGCTTGCGCAATTCGATCTCACCGGCAAAACAGCGCTGATTACCGGCTCCAGTGCAGGCATTGGACTTGCACTAGCGCGCGGTCTAGCGGGTGCGGGAGCCAGAGTAATCCTCAATGCCCGGAACGCGCAAAAACTGGACGAGATAGCCGCCTTGCTGCAGGACGAAGGCCACGATGCGTTGACATCCCCCTTCGACGTAACAACTGGCGATGCGGTGACATCAGCTATCGAGCGTATCGAACAAAACTACGGCGCCATCGACATTCTCGTCAACAACGCAGGCATGCAGCGACGCGGCGCGCTTGAGCAGTTTTCCGAAGTCGACTGGCATACCTTGATGCGCACCAACGTGGACAGCGTCTTCTTCGTCAGCAAAGCGGTAGCCAAACACATGATCAAGCGCAGGCGCGGCAAGATCATCAATATCTGCTCGGTACAAAGCGAACTGGGACGCCCCGGCATTGCCCCTTACAGCGCCAGCAAGGGCGCTGTAAAGATGCTCACCAAAGGCATGGCGATTGATTGGGGCAAGCATGGCATCCAGGTCAACGGATTGGGGCCGGGCTACTTCAAAACCGAATTAACGCAATCGTTAGTACAAGACGAAGCATTTACCAACTGGCTAGTCGGACGCACGCCTTCGCAGCGCTGGGGTGATGTAGAGGATTTGACCGGTGCAGCCATTTTCCTTGCCAGCGATGCATCGCGCTTTATGAACGGGCACATCCTGTATGTGGATGGCGGCGTCACCGCCACTTTGTAA
- a CDS encoding tripartite tricarboxylate transporter substrate binding protein: MARIFADAAKKLVSQPVIVTNRPGASGAIGLGEVVRALADGYKVSVLISELATIPGMRLAKFTSAEFIPIAGLNADPATITVRADAPWKTIEEFLASARKKPEGINLGNSGFGSIWHLTAAAVEDKLGVKFAHVPFQGSAPSVLALLGGHVDAIVVSPAEIGPYVAEGKLRPLVVMSEKRLSGMYDKVPTLKERNVDLTLGTWRGLGVAKGTSPEVVKYLRNVAQKTAQEPSFIDTMHKANLTPIYTDPDTFGAYMASQSAFFSSLLERVKIEK; this comes from the coding sequence ATGGCCCGGATCTTTGCCGATGCAGCGAAAAAGCTCGTGTCGCAGCCCGTGATTGTGACCAACCGTCCCGGCGCCAGCGGTGCTATTGGCTTGGGTGAGGTCGTACGCGCTCTGGCAGACGGCTACAAAGTCAGCGTGTTGATTTCCGAGCTAGCCACCATTCCAGGAATGAGGCTGGCCAAGTTCACATCTGCCGAATTCATTCCGATTGCAGGCTTGAACGCAGACCCGGCTACCATTACCGTGCGTGCCGATGCACCGTGGAAGACCATTGAAGAATTCTTGGCCAGTGCGCGCAAAAAGCCCGAGGGAATCAACCTGGGCAACTCAGGCTTTGGCTCGATCTGGCATCTCACAGCCGCTGCTGTGGAGGACAAGCTGGGAGTCAAATTCGCCCATGTTCCGTTCCAAGGTTCAGCGCCGAGCGTGTTGGCCTTGCTGGGTGGGCACGTTGATGCGATTGTTGTGAGTCCGGCAGAGATCGGCCCCTATGTAGCGGAAGGCAAACTGCGACCCTTGGTGGTCATGTCGGAAAAGCGCTTGAGCGGCATGTACGACAAAGTGCCTACGCTCAAAGAACGCAACGTGGACCTGACATTGGGCACTTGGCGAGGACTGGGCGTCGCCAAAGGTACGTCTCCTGAAGTAGTGAAGTACTTGCGCAACGTTGCACAGAAAACGGCTCAAGAGCCAAGCTTCATCGATACGATGCACAAAGCAAATCTGACCCCCATCTACACAGACCCTGACACTTTTGGTGCTTACATGGCCTCACAATCCGCGTTTTTCTCCAGCCTGTTGGAACGCGTCAAAATCGAGAAATAA
- the imuA gene encoding translesion DNA synthesis-associated protein ImuA produces the protein MEPASLSRLGVWKGGDWQSANDDMVARALSSGYAGLDAELPGGGWPVGGMSEILLPGSSHPEWSLVAGALARVLLERGVQQHAVLVAPPFQAFVPFAEVVGVDARQLCCVHPERSSLEMMKKKGPQFADASSVWVSEQALRCRDVCAVLVWLPHAQSQALRRLQLLAAQQRQLLWVFRPEQARLQSSPAPLRLWVSAQEKTLQVQVIKRRGPPLVAPVELPLLHGRLMAELAAQVQRKERAHADATAMLSALRQPKKEASHALDGMAFASRR, from the coding sequence ATGGAACCTGCGAGCCTGTCGCGGCTGGGTGTCTGGAAAGGGGGCGATTGGCAATCGGCGAATGACGATATGGTTGCGCGGGCCTTGTCGTCGGGTTATGCGGGGCTGGATGCGGAGTTGCCCGGAGGTGGCTGGCCTGTGGGGGGAATGTCGGAAATTCTGCTGCCGGGCTCATCGCATCCGGAGTGGAGTCTGGTGGCGGGGGCGCTGGCCCGGGTGCTTTTGGAGCGGGGCGTGCAGCAGCATGCGGTGCTGGTGGCACCGCCGTTTCAGGCGTTTGTGCCGTTCGCGGAAGTCGTTGGCGTGGACGCGCGGCAGTTGTGCTGCGTGCATCCTGAGCGGTCCTCTCTTGAGATGATGAAAAAGAAAGGGCCGCAGTTTGCCGATGCCAGCAGTGTCTGGGTGAGCGAGCAGGCATTGCGCTGTCGCGATGTATGTGCGGTGCTCGTGTGGCTGCCGCATGCACAGTCGCAGGCGCTCAGGCGTCTGCAGTTGCTGGCGGCGCAGCAGCGGCAGTTGCTGTGGGTGTTTCGGCCCGAGCAGGCGCGCTTGCAGTCGTCTCCAGCGCCTTTGCGGCTATGGGTGAGCGCGCAGGAGAAGACGCTGCAGGTACAGGTGATCAAGCGCCGCGGCCCGCCGTTGGTTGCGCCAGTGGAGTTGCCGCTGCTGCATGGGCGCCTGATGGCCGAACTGGCAGCGCAGGTACAGCGCAAGGAGCGTGCTCATGCGGATGCAACGGCGATGCTCAGCGCGCTCAGGCAACCCAAAAAGGAGGCGTCTCATGCATTGGATGGCATGGCGTTTGCCTCTCGGAGATGA
- a CDS encoding DNA polymerase Y family protein: protein MPASAIEACGWWALLFTPNAAVLDEALLLDVQSTERLWGGRAALRRLLLEHAPSPPMPDESADARRRWAEGPTALQALALLRLKQSGEPRPSQIPQGLPMHTLTALKPHLSTLNNLGCRTVGDVRALPRMGVARRLGAECLSALDQLWGERACPLSWLELPEHFDLELELPYIAASSADLLHAAEHLLTALQGWLRARHLGVLRLRMRWRHDLRRLDGVDLAPWGEMELRTALPLQDLVHLQRLLAEHMAHERLAAPVNRLMLTTLEIEPLRQTTENLLPKAGNESSGEPWHQFVERVSARLGEECLRVPQRQADHRPEHMQTWQSASHAMRQGMRRKTEMEADPRAALWPAWLLPEPQQLATRQHRPCLHGQTLSLKAGPERLESGWWEAEDALPKEGSVGPQATPGSSRRDYFVAHSAASGWVWIFRETSTLDWYLHGFYG, encoded by the coding sequence ATGCCGGCATCCGCTATTGAGGCCTGCGGCTGGTGGGCGCTGCTTTTCACGCCCAATGCGGCTGTGCTGGATGAAGCTTTGTTGCTTGATGTGCAAAGTACCGAGCGGCTGTGGGGCGGGCGCGCTGCACTGAGGCGTTTGTTGCTGGAACACGCTCCGTCACCGCCGATGCCCGATGAGTCTGCCGATGCGCGCCGCCGTTGGGCCGAGGGGCCAACAGCCTTGCAGGCGCTGGCGCTGCTGCGTCTCAAGCAGAGTGGCGAACCACGTCCGTCGCAGATTCCGCAAGGCTTGCCGATGCATACGTTGACGGCGCTGAAACCTCATTTGTCGACGCTCAACAATCTGGGATGCCGCACGGTGGGCGACGTGCGTGCCTTGCCGCGCATGGGCGTGGCGCGCAGGTTGGGGGCTGAGTGCCTGTCGGCGCTTGACCAGCTTTGGGGTGAGCGGGCCTGTCCGTTGTCTTGGCTCGAGTTGCCGGAACATTTCGATCTGGAGCTGGAGCTGCCCTACATCGCCGCCTCATCGGCCGATTTGCTGCATGCGGCCGAGCATCTGCTGACTGCATTGCAAGGCTGGTTGCGAGCTCGTCATCTGGGCGTGTTGCGGCTCAGAATGCGGTGGCGACATGATTTGCGGCGGCTCGATGGAGTCGACCTGGCGCCTTGGGGCGAGATGGAGTTACGCACGGCGCTGCCGCTGCAGGACCTGGTGCATCTGCAGCGCTTGCTGGCAGAACACATGGCGCATGAACGATTGGCTGCACCCGTCAATCGGCTCATGCTGACCACGTTGGAGATTGAACCGCTCAGACAGACGACTGAAAACCTGCTGCCCAAGGCTGGCAATGAAAGCAGTGGCGAGCCATGGCACCAGTTTGTCGAGCGGGTGAGTGCGCGTCTTGGGGAGGAATGCCTGCGTGTGCCACAGAGGCAGGCCGATCATCGACCGGAACATATGCAGACTTGGCAAAGCGCCAGCCATGCAATGAGGCAAGGAATGCGACGCAAGACAGAAATGGAAGCCGATCCGCGTGCCGCTCTTTGGCCTGCATGGCTTTTGCCCGAGCCTCAACAGCTTGCCACCAGGCAACACAGGCCTTGTCTGCATGGGCAGACGCTGAGCCTCAAGGCGGGCCCGGAGCGATTAGAAAGCGGATGGTGGGAGGCTGAAGACGCATTGCCCAAAGAGGGCTCCGTCGGTCCGCAGGCCACACCCGGGAGCAGCAGGCGAGATTACTTCGTTGCACATAGTGCTGCTTCGGGTTGGGTCTGGATTTTTCGGGAAACCAGCACGCTTGACTGGTATCTGCACGGATTCTACGGATAA
- a CDS encoding error-prone DNA polymerase: MSRKVADTLPPTLALPGYVELHCLSNFSFQRGASHPSELVERAEQLGYAALAITDECSVAGVVRAWLAVQHLTAKRKEAQNKGEALRDFELPLLYGSEFQFGDLCIVALARDLQGWGDLCEFITAARGAALKGSYRLTTESSWRLLHGCELLIAPHRAAFMKADGGVACLVQALESARAMLGCDFAIAVELHKGSGDSLWLQMLEQAGEQLNLPLVAAGGVLMHEAERKPLLDVITAVGLSCSVADCGLALDANAERHLRLRAELAAVYFPTLLTATLAIANRCKFKLDQIRYNYPLETVLPGKSAQQTLAALTWEGARSHYPHGIPLDIQNQIYNELDLIGDLAYEMYFLTVHDIVRQARKLGILCQGRGSAANSVTCYFLGITAVKPETGNLLFERFISKERKEPPDIDVDFEHERREEVIQYIYDKYGHDRAAITAVVISYRLRSALRDVGKALGVAPALVDAFAKDHHWFDDAAAEDRLLGLAHDVSETISAHTAHWWFRLTRELYGFPRHLSQHVGGFVLTQDKLTRLVPVEPASMEKRTIIQWDKDDLDAMNLLKVDVLALGMLTALRRCLDMRNTIRERPWTLLSEIPHEDPATYDMICAADTVGTFQIESRAQMSMLPRLQPREFYDLVVEVAIVRPGPIQGGMVHPYLIARERKRKRLELELEKPELKPALERTLGIPIFQEQVMQIAMAAAGFSAAEADSLRRSMAAWKRTGGVHHFKERVIEGMVAHDYRREFAEQIFQQMLGFGEYGFPESHAYSFALLAYASAWFKRHEPACFLAALLNSQPMGFYTPSQLVQDARRHGVRVLPVDVTQSQRLCTLEAPLEPLRNVEFSQPAVRLGLNFVAHLDASAAERLLQARTQAPFESAQDLALRAQLDRHDLQALAAADALISLSGHRRQQMWEAAAQLRAPPLLREAPTHEDRLELPEAKEGEAILFDYSATGLTLRQHPLVLLRARLNRWKIRTAAQLLEVPNGRRVRAAGIVTVRQRPGTAKGTMFVSLEDETGTVNVVVWPSMLEKWRDPLLRSRMLAVEGLWQCSRPNEGTPQHATRHLIAERVKDLTPLLGRLGPVLNGSRDFH, from the coding sequence ATGTCCCGGAAAGTCGCCGACACCTTGCCGCCAACGCTTGCCTTGCCAGGTTATGTGGAGCTGCATTGCCTGAGCAATTTCAGCTTTCAGCGCGGGGCATCACATCCATCCGAACTGGTTGAGCGCGCTGAGCAACTGGGCTATGCGGCACTGGCCATCACCGATGAGTGCTCCGTGGCGGGGGTGGTGCGAGCATGGCTGGCGGTGCAGCATCTAACGGCCAAACGCAAAGAGGCTCAGAATAAAGGCGAAGCGTTGCGAGATTTCGAGCTGCCCTTGCTCTATGGCAGCGAGTTCCAGTTCGGCGACCTGTGCATCGTCGCACTGGCACGCGATCTGCAGGGTTGGGGCGATTTGTGCGAGTTCATCACAGCCGCACGCGGAGCGGCGCTCAAGGGCTCTTACCGGCTGACGACCGAGTCTTCCTGGCGGTTGCTGCATGGCTGCGAATTGCTGATTGCGCCGCATCGCGCCGCCTTCATGAAGGCGGATGGCGGCGTGGCGTGTCTTGTGCAGGCATTGGAGAGTGCACGGGCCATGCTGGGCTGTGATTTCGCGATTGCGGTGGAGTTGCACAAGGGCTCGGGCGACAGCCTTTGGCTGCAGATGCTGGAGCAGGCGGGCGAGCAATTGAATTTGCCGCTGGTTGCTGCGGGCGGTGTATTGATGCATGAGGCGGAGCGCAAGCCGCTGCTTGACGTGATTACCGCCGTGGGATTGAGCTGCAGCGTGGCGGACTGTGGTCTTGCTCTGGATGCCAACGCAGAGCGCCATTTGCGATTACGCGCTGAGTTGGCCGCAGTTTATTTTCCGACATTGCTGACAGCCACGCTTGCTATCGCGAATCGTTGCAAGTTCAAGCTGGATCAGATCCGCTACAACTATCCGCTGGAAACCGTTCTGCCGGGAAAGAGCGCTCAACAGACGCTGGCCGCACTCACATGGGAGGGCGCGCGCAGTCACTATCCACACGGCATTCCGCTCGACATACAGAACCAGATTTACAACGAACTCGATCTGATCGGTGATCTCGCATATGAGATGTACTTTCTGACCGTGCACGATATCGTGCGGCAGGCGCGCAAACTGGGGATTCTTTGTCAGGGCCGAGGCTCTGCGGCCAACTCGGTGACCTGCTATTTTCTTGGAATCACTGCTGTGAAGCCCGAGACAGGCAATCTGCTGTTCGAGCGCTTCATCAGCAAAGAACGCAAGGAGCCACCAGACATCGACGTCGACTTCGAGCACGAGCGGCGCGAAGAAGTCATCCAGTACATCTACGATAAATACGGCCATGACCGCGCGGCGATCACGGCCGTCGTCATCAGCTACCGGCTGCGCAGCGCGCTGCGCGACGTGGGCAAGGCATTGGGCGTGGCACCGGCCCTGGTCGATGCCTTCGCAAAAGACCATCATTGGTTTGACGATGCAGCGGCTGAAGATCGCCTGCTGGGCCTGGCCCATGATGTGAGCGAGACCATCAGCGCGCATACGGCGCATTGGTGGTTCAGATTGACGAGAGAGCTGTACGGCTTTCCGCGCCATCTGAGTCAGCATGTGGGCGGCTTCGTGCTCACGCAGGACAAGCTCACGCGCCTCGTTCCAGTGGAGCCCGCGAGCATGGAAAAGCGGACGATCATCCAATGGGACAAGGATGACCTCGACGCGATGAATCTGCTCAAGGTCGATGTGCTGGCGCTGGGCATGCTCACCGCGTTGCGCCGCTGTCTGGATATGCGCAACACGATTCGCGAGCGACCGTGGACGCTGCTCAGCGAGATTCCCCATGAGGACCCCGCAACCTACGACATGATCTGCGCGGCCGACACCGTGGGCACTTTCCAGATTGAAAGTCGTGCCCAGATGAGCATGCTGCCGCGTCTGCAACCGCGCGAGTTCTATGATCTGGTGGTGGAGGTTGCCATCGTGCGGCCCGGGCCGATTCAGGGCGGCATGGTGCATCCGTATCTCATTGCGCGCGAACGCAAGCGCAAAAGACTGGAGTTGGAACTCGAAAAGCCGGAACTCAAACCCGCGCTGGAGCGCACGCTCGGCATCCCCATCTTCCAGGAACAGGTCATGCAGATCGCCATGGCGGCCGCCGGTTTTTCTGCTGCCGAAGCCGATTCGCTGCGCCGTTCCATGGCCGCATGGAAGCGCACGGGCGGCGTGCATCACTTCAAGGAACGTGTGATCGAGGGCATGGTTGCCCATGATTACAGGCGCGAATTTGCCGAGCAGATCTTCCAGCAGATGCTGGGCTTTGGCGAATACGGTTTTCCCGAAAGCCATGCCTACAGTTTTGCCTTGCTGGCCTATGCGAGCGCGTGGTTCAAACGTCATGAGCCCGCATGCTTTCTGGCCGCGCTGCTCAATTCGCAGCCCATGGGCTTCTACACGCCGTCGCAGCTCGTGCAGGATGCACGCAGACATGGCGTGCGGGTGCTGCCGGTGGATGTCACGCAAAGTCAACGGCTCTGCACGCTTGAAGCTCCGTTGGAGCCGCTTCGCAATGTTGAATTTTCACAGCCCGCCGTGCGACTGGGGTTGAATTTCGTCGCGCATCTGGATGCTTCAGCGGCTGAGCGTTTGCTGCAAGCGCGCACGCAAGCTCCATTTGAGAGCGCACAGGATCTGGCCCTGCGCGCACAGCTCGACCGCCACGACCTGCAGGCGCTGGCGGCGGCCGATGCGCTCATCAGTCTCTCGGGCCATCGTCGCCAGCAGATGTGGGAGGCCGCAGCTCAGTTGCGTGCGCCGCCCTTGCTGCGCGAGGCTCCCACGCACGAGGACCGCCTCGAGCTGCCCGAGGCGAAGGAAGGCGAGGCGATTCTGTTCGACTACAGCGCCACGGGCCTCACGCTGCGTCAGCATCCGCTGGTTCTGTTGCGCGCGCGACTGAATCGTTGGAAGATCCGCACCGCAGCGCAACTGCTTGAGGTGCCCAACGGCCGCCGGGTGCGGGCGGCGGGCATCGTCACCGTGCGCCAACGCCCCGGCACGGCCAAGGGCACGATGTTCGTCTCGCTCGAAGACGAAACCGGCACGGTGAATGTGGTGGTCTGGCCGTCGATGCTGGAGAAGTGGCGTGATCCGCTGCTGCGCTCGCGCATGCTGGCGGTGGAAGGCCTCTGGCAATGCAGCCGCCCCAACGAGGGCACCCCGCAGCACGCAACACGCCATCTGATCGCTGAACGGGTGAAGGATCTCACCCCGTTGCTTGGTCGTTTGGGTCCGGTGCTTAACGGCAGCCGGGATTTCCATTGA
- a CDS encoding MmgE/PrpD family protein, which translates to MFVSEKLGQYTADFHTAAVSDNVIHHAKRALVDWYGALLAGYPMAPTPMVEKSLALELDQGRARLPLGRAASTRAAALINGTASHTAEVDDIYREAIYHPGAPTFSAAMAVGQALNVNGMAFLKASIAGYETSTRIGRTMGRTHYKHWHNTGTVGTFGAATAAAYLLGLNAVQTANAIALSATFAAGLQQAFKLDSLAKPLHSGRAAEAGVTAALMAQQGVISSLDVFEGEVGLGRAMSNGPDWTHALDDLHAQFNITSMTFKNHACCGHTFAPIDGALTLQQQHGIAAENIDRIIIATYSPAIAVAGNTNPTTAPEARFSIPFVVATALIHGSVRLAAFDSERLTAPAIRALMSRIELQVDPAADSKFPGQRSAQVTIITRDGKEHLMLQPTRKGDPDMPLTDVELNDKFIELAVPVLGGERSAALSEALWRMEGAGDLSAMC; encoded by the coding sequence ATGTTCGTCAGCGAAAAGCTAGGTCAGTACACCGCCGATTTCCACACTGCCGCCGTGAGCGACAACGTGATTCACCACGCCAAGCGCGCGCTGGTCGACTGGTATGGCGCGCTGCTCGCGGGCTACCCGATGGCGCCCACGCCGATGGTGGAAAAATCGCTCGCGCTCGAACTCGATCAGGGCCGTGCCCGTTTGCCACTCGGCCGCGCCGCATCCACGCGCGCAGCCGCGCTCATCAATGGCACGGCATCGCACACCGCCGAGGTGGACGACATTTACCGTGAGGCCATCTACCACCCAGGTGCGCCCACGTTCTCGGCCGCCATGGCCGTCGGCCAAGCGCTGAACGTGAACGGCATGGCGTTCCTCAAGGCCTCCATTGCCGGATACGAAACCTCCACCCGCATTGGTCGCACCATGGGCCGCACGCACTACAAGCACTGGCACAACACAGGCACCGTCGGCACCTTTGGCGCAGCCACCGCTGCGGCCTACCTGCTGGGCCTGAATGCCGTGCAGACCGCGAATGCCATCGCCCTCTCCGCCACCTTCGCGGCAGGCCTGCAACAGGCCTTCAAGTTGGACTCGCTGGCCAAACCATTGCACTCGGGCCGCGCCGCAGAAGCCGGAGTAACCGCCGCGCTGATGGCGCAGCAAGGCGTGATCTCCTCGCTCGACGTATTCGAAGGCGAGGTCGGATTGGGCCGGGCCATGAGCAACGGCCCCGACTGGACCCATGCACTCGACGATCTGCATGCGCAGTTCAACATCACATCGATGACCTTCAAGAACCACGCCTGCTGCGGCCACACCTTCGCACCCATCGACGGGGCGCTCACGCTGCAGCAGCAACACGGCATCGCTGCAGAAAATATTGATCGCATCATCATCGCCACCTACTCACCCGCCATTGCCGTGGCCGGAAACACCAACCCCACCACCGCTCCCGAAGCGCGCTTCAGCATCCCATTTGTGGTCGCGACCGCACTGATCCACGGCAGCGTGCGCCTCGCGGCGTTCGATTCCGAACGCCTCACCGCCCCCGCCATCCGCGCACTGATGTCACGCATCGAGCTGCAAGTCGACCCAGCGGCAGACAGCAAATTCCCCGGCCAGCGCTCGGCCCAAGTCACGATCATCACGCGCGACGGCAAGGAGCATTTGATGCTGCAACCCACCCGCAAGGGCGATCCAGACATGCCGCTGACCGATGTGGAGTTGAACGACAAGTTCATCGAACTGGCGGTGCCAGTGCTGGGTGGGGAACGCAGTGCAGCGCTGTCTGAGGCGCTGTGGCGGATGGAGGGCGCGGGGGATTTGTCCGCGATGTGCTGA